Proteins encoded within one genomic window of Apis mellifera strain DH4 linkage group LG1, Amel_HAv3.1, whole genome shotgun sequence:
- the LOC724762 gene encoding ras-related protein Rab-28, with amino-acid sequence MSDIEEELVVRKLKIVLVGDSGSGKTSIAQKFCNNEFTRQYTPTSGIDFFLKNISVGYYKNVNLHLWDVGGLALHGNMLDKYIFGAHIILLVYDVTNSFSFEVLEEWIDKIRKLSSNYEETPLMAVVGNKCDMEHQRTVKKDRTHKFAADNGFPSHDVSARTGEAVSLCIVTLAAQILGVRLTKTDQDYHKPIIIAEIGDTVDMNTVQKVVKRIPTKRHTQIPFHPHFPSSKSAVCVLQ; translated from the exons ATGTCTGACATCGAGGAGGAGCTAGTGGTAAGAAAACTGAAGATCGTCCTTGTCGGTGATTCTGGATCCGGAAAA ACAAGTATCGCTcagaaattttgcaataacGAGTTCACGAGACAGTACACACCAACATCTGGGATCGACTTCTTTCTGAAGAACATCAGTGTTGGCTATTATAAAAACGTTAACCTACATTTATGGGATGTCGGTGGTCTGGCGCTACATGGAAACATGTTGGACAAATATATCTTCGGCGCTCat atcatTCTTTTAGTCTATGATGTTACGAATAGTTTCAGTTTTGAAGTTCTGGAAGAATGGATAGataaaatcagaaaattaaGCAGTAATTATGAGGAAACACCATTGATGGCCGTAGTTGGCAATAAATGCGATATGGAACATCAGAGGACGGTAAAAAAGGATCGAACACACAAATTTGCCGCAGACAATGGATTCCCGTCTCATGATGTTTCCGCTAGAACTGGTGAAGcg GTTTCTTTATGCATAGTAACTTTAGCTGCGCAAATCTTGGGTGTTCGATTAACGAAAACAGATCAAGACTATCACAAACCTATAATAATTGCGGAAATAGGTGACACAGTAGACATGAACACGGTTCAAAAAGTTGTGAAAAGAATCCCCACAAAGAGACATACTCAAATTCCCTTTCATCCCCATTTTCCCAGTTCGAAATCAGCAGTTTGCGTGTTACAGTGA
- the LOC413672 gene encoding hexosaminidase D yields MTRLRGRASLMIIIMISFTLLIIIYHILGNEVKDITSNKLSPRLKIEEVYPLSDLTENPLSIARKQQIEAHIMGKLKSGGGNIFGDFNYGKSRIEVPLFKGHKIVHLDLKGAPPKASYYKYLLRLLKKLGATGILIEYEDMFPFEGIIQNISAGNCYTKRDITNIQKIANENQLIVIPLIQTFGHMEFVLKLDKYKDYREVSRYPQVLCPTYNKTLPLIYEMIDQIIEAHPDIKHLHIGADEVYQIGECSRCSDVIIKKQWGKKQLFLDHVSKVAKYIKNKYPELTILMWDDEFREISSEEIIDRGLHLMVEPVVWKYTTDPGVSLTDQLWESYASVWKNIWIATAFKGATAPDRYYTDIAYHIENHQRWLEIINRYSTQIRFKGAILTGWQRYDHFSVLCELLPSAIPSLAVNLAILQAPDLCRFPVEVPTPVLQALQCEGIISLNIPEPQYGWTKCNYHGVSIYAATLRLFSLTQEVNKMEQDNTFKGWLKSYNLKYAFSNPSHVERAIADLDKYKMEIMYIEKEIRSSMENIYDNYTIQEWIETYIDPLNEKLTQLWEAKEKILEKNIWPRRPLTKSDL; encoded by the coding sequence ATGACGCGACTAAGAGGCAGAGCCTCTTTAATGATCATTATAATGATCAGTTTTActctattgattattatttatcatattctcgGTAATGAGGTCAAGGACATTACGTCCAATAAATTAAGTCCACGACTTAAAATCGAAGAAGTTTATCCATTGAGTGATCTCACAGAGAATCCTCTTAGTATTGCCAGAAAACAACAAATAGAGGCTCATATAATGGGAAAGTTAAAAAGTGGTGGAGGCAACATATTCGGTGATTTCAATTATGGTAAATCACGTATAGAAGTTCCCTTGTTCAAAGGTCATAAAATTGTACATTTGGATCTAAAGGGTGCCCCTCCAAAAGCAAGTTATTATAAGTACCTGCTACGTTTGCTCAAAAAATTAGGTGCCACTGGTATACTTATAGAATATGAGGATATGTTTCCTTTTGAaggaataatacaaaatatcagTGCAGGTAATTGTTATACCAAGAGAGATATTACTAACATTCAAAAAATAGCTAATGAGAATCAACTCATAGTTATACCGTTGATTCAAACTTTTGGTCACATGGAATTTGTTCTAAAactagataaatataaagattatagaGAAGTTTCACGTTATCCACAAGTTTTATGTcctacatataataaaactctTCCATTGATATATGAAATGATAGACCAAATAATAGAAGCGCATCCTGATATAAAGCATTTACATATTGGAGCTGATGAAGTTTATCAAATAGGAGAATGTTCTAGATGTTcagatgtaataattaaaaaacaatggggtaaaaaacaattattcttgGATCATGTTTCAAAAGTagcaaagtatataaaaaataaatatccagAACTTACAATTCTTATGTGGGATGATGAATTTAGAGAAATATCATCTGAAGAAATAATAGACAGAGGTTTACATTTAATGGTAGAACCTGTCGTTTGGAAATATACTACTGATCCTGGAGTATCATTAACAGATCAATTGTGGGAAAGCTATGCATCAGTTTGGAAGAATATTTGGATTGCTACAGCTTTCAAAGGTGCCACTGCACCAGATAGATATTATACAGATATTGCTTATCATATAGAAAATCATCAACGTtggttagaaattattaatagatattctaCTCAGATTAGATTTAAGGGTGCAATTTTAACCGGGTGGCAAAGATATGATCATTTCAGTGTACTTTGCGAACTTTTACCATCTGCCATACCCTCACTTGCTGTAAATTTAGCTATCTTACAAGCTCCAGATTTATGTAGATTCCCAGTAGAAGTACCTACTCCAGTATTACAAGCTTTACAATGTGAgggtattatttctttaaatattccagAACCTCAATATGGTTGGACCAAATGTAATTACCACGGTGTATCTATTTATGCTGCCACATTGAGATTGTTTTCTTTGACTCAAGAAGTCAATAAAATGGAACAGGATAATACTTTTAAAGGATGGTTGAAatcatacaatttaaaatatgcattttCAAATCCTAGTCATGTAGAAAGAGCAATTGCTGATTTGGATAAATATAAGAtggaaataatgtatattgagaaagaaataagatcatctatggaaaatatatatgataattatactaTACAAGAGTGGATAGAAACATATATTGAccctttaaatgaaaaattaactcAATTATGGGAggctaaagaaaaaattttagaaaagaacaTATGGCCAAGAAGACCATTAACAAAATCTGATTTAtag